The genomic region ACCGCGACGCCACCTTGTTTATCCGTAACGCGGACGGGGTTTCCCAGGTCAGCGTCCCATTTGTTCCCTGGCTGATTACCGACAGCGCGCAGTCGTTCCCTGGCGCGGAAGTGACGGAGCTGGAAGGCGAAGGACATCGCTTTCTGACCCGCTTTCCCAGTGGCTGGCGAGCGTATCAAGAGGCGAAGCGCGCTCTGCGCGATACTCCCCAGGTCTCGGTGATGCAGTACGGCAGCGCGGCCAAGCAGTTTCTCATCGCCGGCGGATATACGCTCTTCAAAGGCATGGCGTTTGACGATGTCGTGCGCATGCAGATCGATATCGAAACGACCTCGCTCGATCCCATGGCCGTGGGCGCGGGCATCTTCCTGATCTCCATCTCCGACACGCGCGGGTTCCAAACGGTGCTGAGCGGGACCGAATCGTCAATGCTGCGCGAGCTGCTGGCGATTGTCGCCGAGCGCGATCCCGATGTCATCGAAGGCCACAACTTCTACTCCTTCGACGCGCCTTATATCCTGGCTCGCTGCGCGGACCTGGGCGTCGCGCCCACGTTTGGGCGTCTCGGCGTCCCGGCCAGTGTCGGCATGGAGCGCAACTGCGCCATCGGCGGCAACTCGCGTCCGTACACCCCGATCTACTTCCATGGGCGGCACATCCTCGACACGCTCTTTCAAGTGCAGCGCTTCGACTGGGCGAAGGCGCAGTTGTCGTCTTACGGTCTGAAGGAGTGCGCGCAGACTTACGGCATCGCGCCGCCGGACCGTGTCTATTTAGACCGCTCGGATATCGTCGAGATTTACAAAGCCGATCCCGAAAAAGTAAAGACTTACGCCTTGCAGGACGTTCAGGAGACGGGGGCGCTGGCGGCGCTGGTCGCGCCAACGGAGTTCTACCAGACGCAGATGGTTCCGGACACCTTTCAGAGCGTCGCGGTGACCGGCAGCGGCGAGAAGATTAACTCCATCTTTGTCCGCGAGTATTTACGGCAAGGCCGCGCGATCCCCAAGCAAAAACCGTCCAAGCCCTACCCCGGCGGCTACACCGAAGTGCGCGTCACCGGCGTCATCCGCCCCATCGTCAAGGCCGACGTCGAAAGCCTCTACCCCAGCCTCATGCTCGTTAACAAGATCGCGCCCGCCTCCGACA from Capsulimonas corticalis harbors:
- a CDS encoding DNA polymerase domain-containing protein; protein product: MSDAKFDQILRGADPRECIVALETGDRDATLFIRNADGVSQVSVPFVPWLITDSAQSFPGAEVTELEGEGHRFLTRFPSGWRAYQEAKRALRDTPQVSVMQYGSAAKQFLIAGGYTLFKGMAFDDVVRMQIDIETTSLDPMAVGAGIFLISISDTRGFQTVLSGTESSMLRELLAIVAERDPDVIEGHNFYSFDAPYILARCADLGVAPTFGRLGVPASVGMERNCAIGGNSRPYTPIYFHGRHILDTLFQVQRFDWAKAQLSSYGLKECAQTYGIAPPDRVYLDRSDIVEIYKADPEKVKTYALQDVQETGALAALVAPTEFYQTQMVPDTFQSVAVTGSGEKINSIFVREYLRQGRAIPKQKPSKPYPGGYTEVRVTGVIRPIVKADVESLYPSLMLVNKIAPASDSLGVFLPLLAELTNRRLEAKRKLKTAGEDTHEHHYWDGLQNSFKTLINSFYGYIGGPFYFNDFDAARRVTEAGQEIVKQIAADLETHGSRVIEIDTDGVYFQPPPDVRTPEEEYVYVDKIGSALPQGIRLAHDGSYAAMISLKMKNYVLEEHGGRKIFKGSSLRSRSDERYGRRFLNDAVDLLLADRLDDLAQLYKDLIVKIEADQMPIDQLAKRERVTEKFLNSEMRKRAAEAIKNADIKQGDFVALYQRADKSLALLEDYNHDADTEYYAAKLHKFASRLREAVGEDQFDTLFPKPLPIKKRPDPSQMTMDLFG